A single region of the Aeromonas hydrophila subsp. hydrophila ATCC 7966 genome encodes:
- a CDS encoding sulfurtransferase: MKRIMSLLRATLATLLLWHALPTLAAELPPLSLADANAKQAVILDTRASYFYQGWPMEGEQQGGHVVGAENLSAEWKYSDEEWPAALATKGLKADRPVALYGAPREVAEVARLLRQQGIKQLFELQGWKTAPREHLARWQQLVYPRWLADLQEGKPVVAAPKGDWKLFEVAWGSPKAYLLSHIPGAGYIDTNRLEEEPLWNKVSDEALKALLLENGIRHDTTVILYGRNTMAAARAAHLMMYAGVQDVRLLDGGLDAWFVQHLRTETGLANKFTPAKEFGVAIPVHPEYYTTLSQAKELLKQPDGALVSVRTWDEFVGNTSGYSYIKPKGDIPGAKWGRGGVDANSMSDFHNPDGTMKPAREILAMWDEWNIEPTQQAAFYCGTGWRASEAFFYAWLMDWKRISVYDGGWYEWSADPKNPIVTGERKPAK, encoded by the coding sequence ATGAAACGAATAATGAGCTTGTTACGGGCCACCCTGGCAACCTTGCTGCTCTGGCATGCCCTGCCGACCCTGGCTGCCGAACTGCCACCGCTTTCGCTGGCGGATGCCAACGCCAAGCAGGCGGTCATTCTGGATACCCGCGCCAGTTACTTCTATCAGGGCTGGCCGATGGAGGGCGAGCAGCAGGGCGGCCACGTGGTCGGCGCCGAGAACCTCTCCGCCGAATGGAAGTACAGCGATGAGGAGTGGCCGGCGGCACTGGCGACCAAGGGGCTGAAGGCCGATCGGCCGGTGGCGCTCTACGGTGCCCCGCGCGAGGTGGCCGAAGTGGCCCGCCTGCTGCGCCAGCAGGGCATCAAGCAGCTGTTCGAACTGCAGGGCTGGAAAACCGCGCCGCGCGAGCATCTGGCCCGCTGGCAGCAGCTGGTCTACCCGCGCTGGCTGGCCGACCTGCAGGAGGGCAAGCCGGTGGTGGCTGCGCCCAAGGGCGACTGGAAGCTGTTCGAGGTGGCGTGGGGTTCACCCAAGGCCTATCTGCTGAGCCACATTCCGGGGGCCGGCTACATCGACACCAACCGGCTGGAAGAGGAGCCGCTGTGGAACAAGGTCTCTGACGAGGCGCTCAAGGCGCTGCTGCTGGAGAACGGCATCCGCCACGACACCACCGTCATCCTCTACGGCCGCAACACCATGGCGGCGGCCCGTGCGGCCCACCTGATGATGTATGCCGGCGTGCAGGACGTGCGGCTGCTGGACGGCGGTCTGGATGCCTGGTTCGTGCAGCATCTGCGCACCGAGACCGGGCTGGCCAACAAGTTCACTCCGGCCAAGGAGTTCGGCGTCGCCATTCCGGTCCATCCTGAGTACTACACCACCCTGAGCCAGGCCAAGGAACTGCTCAAGCAGCCCGACGGCGCCCTGGTCAGCGTGCGCACCTGGGACGAGTTCGTCGGCAACACCTCCGGCTACAGCTATATCAAGCCGAAGGGCGACATTCCCGGCGCCAAGTGGGGTCGTGGTGGTGTCGATGCCAACAGCATGAGCGACTTCCACAACCCGGACGGCACCATGAAGCCGGCCCGCGAGATCCTCGCCATGTGGGACGAGTGGAATATCGAGCCGACCCAGCAGGCTGCCTTCTACTGCGGCACCGGCTGGCGCGCCTCCGAGGCGTTCTTCTACGCCTGGCTGATGGACTGGAAGCGGATCAGCGTCTACGACGGTGGCTGGTACGAGTGGAGCGCCGATCCCAAGAACCCCATCGTGACCGGCGAGCGCAAGCCCGCCAAGTAA
- the glsB gene encoding glutaminase B: MVLSSELLTSILDEVRPLLGQGKVADYIPALAQVPADRLGIAVCTVEGELFTAGDASEPFSIQSISKALSLTLALTLYQEEEIWARVGKEPSGQPFNSLVQLEFEQGIPRNPFINAGALVVSDLLETRLTAPRQRTLELVRRLSGNPAIMADQVVARSEYQHSARNAAIAYLMKAYGNFENEVDKVLQSYFNACAIRMSCVDLARAFIYLANRGVPLGATTPLLPARTTKQVNALLATCGLYDEAGDFAYRVGMPGKSGVGGGIIALIPGELCVCVWSPELNKAGNSLAGTAALELLAERLGRSIF, translated from the coding sequence ATGGTGTTGTCATCCGAATTACTGACCAGCATCCTGGATGAGGTGCGCCCGCTGCTCGGACAGGGCAAGGTGGCCGACTACATTCCGGCGCTGGCCCAGGTGCCGGCCGATCGGCTCGGGATCGCCGTCTGTACCGTGGAAGGGGAGCTGTTCACCGCCGGTGACGCCAGCGAGCCCTTCTCCATCCAGAGTATCTCCAAGGCCCTCAGCCTGACGCTGGCGCTCACCCTCTATCAGGAGGAGGAGATCTGGGCCCGGGTCGGCAAGGAGCCCTCCGGCCAGCCCTTCAACTCCCTGGTGCAGCTGGAATTCGAGCAGGGCATTCCCCGCAACCCCTTCATCAATGCCGGTGCCCTGGTGGTGAGCGATCTGCTGGAGACCCGCCTCACCGCGCCGCGCCAGCGTACCCTGGAGCTGGTGCGCCGCCTCTCGGGCAACCCGGCCATCATGGCGGATCAAGTGGTGGCCCGCTCCGAATATCAGCACTCTGCCCGCAACGCGGCCATCGCCTATCTGATGAAGGCGTATGGCAATTTCGAGAACGAAGTGGACAAGGTGCTGCAGAGCTACTTCAATGCCTGTGCGATCCGCATGAGTTGCGTCGATCTGGCGCGGGCATTCATCTATCTGGCCAATCGCGGGGTGCCGCTGGGCGCGACGACCCCCTTGCTGCCGGCCCGCACCACCAAACAGGTCAACGCCCTGCTCGCCACCTGCGGCCTCTATGACGAGGCGGGGGATTTTGCCTATCGGGTCGGCATGCCGGGCAAATCCGGGGTCGGTGGCGGCATCATCGCCCTGATCCCGGGGGAATTGTGTGTCTGTGTCTGGTCGCCCGAGCTCAACAAGGCGGGCAACTCGCTGGCGGGCACGGCGGCGCTGGAACTGCTGGCCGAGCGTCTGGGCCGCTCCATTTTTTAA
- a CDS encoding YggL family protein — translation MANRSRRLRKKLRVDEFQEMGFDISFNFPVGTAEETIDAVVDAMIDEVIEPRKLAFAGSGHLAWEGMICTQQLGKCSEEDRAAVKAWLEGKGMEAVVVTELFDLWYGEPA, via the coding sequence ATGGCCAATCGTAGCCGCCGCCTGCGCAAGAAACTGCGCGTCGATGAATTCCAGGAAATGGGCTTCGACATCAGTTTCAACTTCCCGGTCGGTACCGCCGAAGAGACCATCGATGCGGTAGTCGACGCGATGATCGATGAAGTGATCGAACCCCGCAAGCTGGCCTTCGCCGGCTCCGGCCACCTGGCCTGGGAAGGGATGATCTGCACCCAGCAGCTGGGCAAATGCAGCGAAGAAGACCGCGCCGCCGTCAAAGCCTGGCTGGAAGGCAAGGGGATGGAAGCCGTGGTGGTCACCGAGCTGTTCGACCTCTGGTACGGTGAACCGGCCTGA
- the trmB gene encoding tRNA (guanosine(46)-N7)-methyltransferase TrmB → MPVTQDVFNEDGKFMRKIRSFVRREGRLTKGQEKALEELWPVMGIDFAPEPLDLVALFGREAPVVLEIGFGMGASLVEMAKNAPEKNFIGIEVHSPGVGACLGTAQEAGVTNLRVICHDAVEVLEHMIPNGSLACLQLFFPDPWHKSRHHKRRIVQPAFVQDIRQKLAIGGVFHMATDWENYAEHMLEVMSAAEGYENTSATGNWVPRPDWRPLTKFEQRGHRLGHGVWDLIFKRVN, encoded by the coding sequence ATGCCAGTGACCCAAGATGTGTTTAACGAAGACGGCAAGTTCATGCGCAAGATCCGCAGCTTTGTCCGTCGCGAAGGCCGCCTGACCAAAGGGCAGGAGAAGGCCCTGGAAGAGCTCTGGCCGGTCATGGGTATCGATTTCGCACCGGAGCCGCTCGATCTGGTTGCCCTGTTTGGCCGCGAGGCCCCGGTGGTGCTGGAAATCGGCTTCGGCATGGGCGCCTCCCTGGTGGAGATGGCCAAGAATGCCCCCGAGAAGAACTTCATCGGCATCGAAGTGCACTCGCCGGGTGTCGGTGCCTGCCTCGGTACCGCCCAGGAGGCGGGAGTCACCAACCTGCGTGTCATCTGCCACGACGCGGTCGAGGTGCTGGAGCACATGATCCCGAACGGCTCGCTGGCCTGCCTGCAGCTGTTCTTCCCGGATCCCTGGCACAAGAGCCGTCACCACAAGCGCCGCATCGTGCAGCCGGCCTTTGTCCAGGACATTCGCCAGAAGCTGGCTATCGGTGGCGTGTTCCACATGGCCACCGATTGGGAAAACTACGCCGAGCACATGCTGGAAGTGATGAGTGCCGCCGAGGGGTATGAGAACACCTCCGCCACCGGCAACTGGGTGCCGCGTCCCGACTGGCGCCCGCTGACCAAATTCGAACAACGTGGCCACCGTCTCGGCCACGGGGTGTGGGATCTGATTTTCAAACGTGTCAACTAA
- a CDS encoding M28 family metallopeptidase — MKHTALAFAITALLAGCNTSSNDSQAPSAAEQAYEYLVQLSSTAEGIGARPTGGEAETRAAAWIQDHLAGWGYEVQNQPFTYTKSGASKTSQNLVAELKGSSDKVILIGAHYDSTGDKKGSEGATDNGAGVAALLAVAEALKGQTLPYTVRFAFFGAEENGLNGSKAYAASLDSTAVAKLLAMVNYDTIAGGDIVYVHSAHSDVAEYNCADPSRYSFDPKVRDRLLAISKQTATPFAIHPSYSGYPEGETGSWSDHAPFACLGVPIAYVEATNFTINGADGYDGYSQTTNPALWDCYDDATKSACDRDSETQWGKIWHTQYDRLDKMAELFPGRVQQQLGANTELMIRFLKEPGL; from the coding sequence ATGAAACACACCGCATTGGCGTTTGCCATCACAGCCCTGCTGGCCGGGTGCAACACTTCCAGCAACGATTCACAGGCCCCCTCCGCCGCCGAGCAGGCCTATGAATACCTGGTGCAGCTGAGTTCGACCGCCGAGGGGATCGGCGCCAGACCCACCGGCGGCGAGGCCGAGACCCGCGCCGCCGCCTGGATCCAGGACCATCTGGCCGGCTGGGGCTACGAGGTGCAGAACCAGCCCTTCACCTACACCAAGAGCGGGGCCAGCAAGACCTCCCAGAACCTGGTCGCCGAGCTCAAGGGCAGCAGCGACAAGGTGATCCTGATCGGTGCCCACTATGACAGCACCGGCGACAAGAAGGGTTCCGAGGGAGCCACCGACAACGGTGCCGGCGTCGCCGCCCTGCTGGCGGTGGCCGAAGCGCTCAAGGGGCAGACCCTGCCCTACACGGTGCGCTTCGCCTTCTTCGGCGCCGAGGAGAACGGCCTCAACGGCTCCAAAGCCTATGCCGCCAGCCTCGACAGCACCGCCGTCGCCAAGCTGCTGGCCATGGTGAACTACGACACCATCGCCGGGGGCGACATCGTCTACGTCCACTCGGCCCACTCCGACGTGGCCGAGTACAACTGCGCCGATCCGAGCCGCTACAGCTTCGATCCCAAGGTACGGGATCGCCTGCTGGCCATCTCCAAGCAGACCGCCACCCCGTTTGCCATCCACCCTAGCTACAGCGGCTACCCGGAAGGGGAGACCGGCAGCTGGTCCGATCATGCGCCGTTCGCCTGCCTCGGGGTGCCCATCGCCTACGTGGAGGCCACCAACTTCACCATCAACGGGGCAGATGGCTACGACGGCTACTCCCAGACCACCAATCCGGCGCTGTGGGACTGCTACGACGATGCCACCAAGAGCGCCTGCGATCGGGACAGCGAAACCCAGTGGGGCAAGATCTGGCATACCCAGTATGACCGCCTCGACAAGATGGCCGAACTGTTCCCGGGCCGGGTGCAACAGCAGCTCGGTGCCAACACCGAGCTGATGATCCGCTTCCTCAAGGAGCCGGGACTGTAA
- a CDS encoding aminotransferase-like domain-containing protein — MQPFFAQRFEKVEPSFIREILKVAANPEIISFAGGLPNPHLFPVKAIDQACQDVLREQGAAALQYAATEGFAPLRQYIADRYLARHGMQVNPDNILITSGSQQALDLLGKVLIDEGQDLIIEEPGYLGAIQAFSVYQPTFKPITLGEEGLDLAALDALLASGSNAKLLYGVPNFQNPSGVSYSRANREALAERLVSHELLMVEDDPYGELRFEGEHLPPIAKLAPNNTVLLGSFSKTVVPAFRLGWMLVPDWLRKKVTIAKQATDLHSNAFSQQVLHRFLIDNSLDAHLEKIKEVYGRQRAAMEAALARHCPPGVSYTRPEGGMFLWLTLPASVSAMALFDEAIKEKVAFVPGAPFYVRPEIQNTLRLSFSCVDEATIEEGVKRLCRALARML; from the coding sequence ATGCAGCCGTTTTTTGCCCAGCGCTTCGAGAAGGTAGAGCCTTCCTTCATCCGCGAGATCCTCAAGGTCGCCGCCAATCCGGAGATCATCTCCTTCGCCGGCGGTCTGCCCAATCCGCACCTGTTCCCGGTCAAAGCCATCGACCAGGCCTGCCAGGACGTGCTGCGCGAACAGGGCGCCGCAGCCCTGCAGTATGCCGCCACCGAGGGCTTCGCCCCGCTGCGCCAGTACATCGCCGACCGCTATCTGGCCCGCCACGGCATGCAGGTCAATCCGGACAACATCCTCATCACCAGCGGCTCCCAGCAAGCGCTGGATCTGCTGGGCAAGGTGCTGATCGACGAGGGACAGGATCTCATCATAGAGGAGCCGGGCTATCTTGGCGCCATCCAGGCCTTCTCCGTCTATCAACCTACCTTCAAGCCCATCACCCTGGGTGAAGAGGGGCTGGATCTGGCGGCGCTGGATGCGCTGCTGGCGAGCGGCTCCAACGCCAAGCTGCTGTACGGCGTGCCCAACTTCCAGAACCCGAGCGGCGTCTCCTACAGCCGTGCCAACCGCGAGGCGCTGGCCGAGCGACTGGTCAGCCACGAGCTGTTGATGGTGGAAGACGACCCCTACGGCGAGCTGCGCTTCGAGGGCGAACACCTGCCCCCCATCGCCAAGCTGGCGCCGAACAATACCGTGCTGCTCGGCTCCTTCTCCAAGACCGTCGTCCCGGCCTTCCGCCTCGGCTGGATGCTGGTGCCGGACTGGCTGCGCAAGAAGGTCACCATCGCCAAGCAGGCCACCGACCTGCACAGCAACGCCTTCAGCCAGCAGGTGCTGCATCGCTTCCTGATCGACAACTCGCTGGATGCCCATCTGGAGAAGATCAAGGAGGTCTATGGCCGCCAGCGTGCCGCCATGGAGGCTGCCCTGGCCCGTCACTGCCCGCCCGGCGTCAGCTACACCCGACCCGAGGGTGGCATGTTCCTCTGGCTGACCCTGCCCGCCAGTGTCAGTGCCATGGCGCTGTTTGACGAGGCGATCAAGGAGAAGGTGGCCTTCGTACCGGGCGCCCCCTTCTACGTACGCCCCGAGATCCAGAACACCCTGCGCCTGAGCTTCTCCTGCGTGGATGAGGCCACCATCGAGGAGGGGGTCAAGCGTCTGTGCCGTGCCCTCGCCCGCATGCTCTGA
- a CDS encoding EAL domain-containing protein yields the protein MPFRRLRLRQFYTRLGAALLAGLLPLLLGVLIVSWQTFAGMKQDAEERLLHAREMLERTLDHAHQAAAMVQGSVGRPCEEVVQGLRDQVATVPDVRTVNLAKGEVVYCSSLYGPYQGPFKLADYANGQLDLMRGNPVTPGRPLVVYRQPVGEYSVLVGIDGYYLHNILDMLSRNSPLTLVIGAQSMLADGQIHDEVPPVALGSLEQTSGKYPFRVVTDLSHDEYGSHIWNYSRASLIIYPLLGLLAGCLVYWLAGRSTSPSQELRRALDQREFIPYLQPVVTGDDAHWSGCEVLMRWQHPRQGLISPDRFIPLAEDSGLIVPMTRLLMEQVREQFAGRVHSLPRGFHFGFNISASHCKDMSLLEDCRDFINAFRENPIKLVLELTERELIVADETTDRLFAELHQLGVFIAIDDFGTGHSSLTYLQQFQVDFLKIDQSFVGMIGSDALSSHIVENVIDLATRLGLLLVAEGVENEVQAAYLRARQVNFLQGYLYGRPMPMKEFAGLLAQG from the coding sequence ATGCCGTTTCGTCGTTTGAGGTTGCGCCAGTTTTATACCAGGCTGGGGGCGGCGTTGCTGGCCGGCCTGCTCCCCTTGCTGCTCGGGGTATTGATCGTCTCCTGGCAGACCTTTGCCGGCATGAAGCAGGATGCCGAAGAGCGCCTGCTCCATGCCAGGGAGATGCTGGAGCGTACCCTGGATCACGCCCATCAGGCGGCGGCCATGGTGCAGGGCAGCGTGGGGCGCCCCTGCGAGGAGGTGGTGCAGGGGCTGCGGGATCAGGTGGCGACCGTGCCGGACGTGCGCACCGTCAACCTGGCCAAAGGGGAAGTGGTCTACTGCTCCTCGCTCTACGGCCCCTATCAGGGCCCCTTCAAGCTGGCCGATTATGCCAATGGCCAGCTGGATCTGATGCGGGGCAATCCGGTGACGCCGGGGCGGCCTCTGGTGGTCTATCGCCAACCGGTGGGGGAGTACAGCGTGCTGGTCGGCATCGATGGCTACTACCTGCACAACATCCTCGACATGCTCAGCCGCAACTCGCCGCTGACCCTGGTGATCGGGGCGCAGAGCATGCTGGCCGATGGCCAGATCCACGACGAGGTGCCGCCCGTGGCGCTGGGATCGCTGGAGCAGACCTCTGGCAAGTATCCGTTTCGGGTGGTCACCGATCTTTCCCACGACGAGTACGGCAGCCATATCTGGAACTACTCTCGGGCCAGTCTCATCATCTATCCATTGCTGGGTCTGCTGGCGGGCTGCCTGGTCTACTGGCTGGCCGGCCGTTCTACCTCGCCCTCCCAGGAGCTGCGGCGGGCGCTGGATCAACGGGAGTTCATCCCCTACTTGCAACCCGTGGTGACCGGTGACGACGCCCACTGGAGCGGCTGCGAGGTGCTGATGCGCTGGCAGCATCCGCGCCAGGGCCTCATCTCGCCGGACCGCTTCATTCCGCTGGCCGAAGACAGCGGCCTCATCGTGCCCATGACCCGGCTGCTGATGGAGCAGGTGCGCGAGCAGTTCGCAGGCCGAGTGCACAGCCTGCCCAGAGGGTTCCACTTCGGCTTCAACATCAGCGCCAGCCACTGCAAGGACATGAGCCTGCTGGAGGATTGCCGCGACTTCATCAACGCGTTTCGGGAGAACCCCATCAAGCTGGTGCTGGAGCTGACCGAGCGGGAGCTGATCGTGGCGGACGAGACGACCGACCGCTTGTTTGCCGAGCTGCATCAGCTGGGGGTCTTCATCGCCATCGACGACTTCGGTACCGGCCACTCCAGCCTCACCTATCTGCAGCAGTTCCAGGTGGATTTTCTCAAGATCGACCAGAGCTTCGTCGGCATGATCGGCTCCGATGCCCTCTCCAGCCACATCGTCGAGAACGTCATCGATCTGGCGACCCGGCTCGGTCTGCTGCTGGTTGCCGAAGGGGTGGAGAACGAGGTGCAGGCCGCTTATCTGCGGGCGCGTCAGGTGAACTTCCTGCAGGGCTATCTGTATGGCAGGCCGATGCCGATGAAGGAGTTTGCCGGCCTGCTGGCGCAGGGCTGA
- a CDS encoding TIGR01777 family oxidoreductase → MKILITGGTGFIGRRLVAHLKVAHEVLVLTRQGSRAYDLLGHDVKLLDSLDRLDNLNDVDAVINLAGEPIANGRWSERRKQLLCDSRWLLTEQLVDLVKLSDTPPRVLINASAIGWYGRQGDEPLDEQCQTPHDEFTHQLCQQWETLAREARSKHTRVCIVRIGLVLGTDGGALPKMLPPYRVGLGGPMGTGHQIMSWIHIQDLVRAILFLLEHDECDGLFNGTAPQPVSNREFSQTLAGTLHRPHLFFVPAPLLQLLMGEAADLLLTGQKVLPTRLQQAGFHFTYPALPQALANLLSTAR, encoded by the coding sequence ATGAAAATATTGATCACGGGAGGGACAGGCTTCATCGGTCGCCGTCTGGTGGCCCATCTCAAGGTGGCCCACGAGGTGCTGGTGCTGACCCGTCAGGGCAGCCGCGCCTATGATCTGCTCGGCCACGACGTCAAGCTGCTCGACAGCCTGGATCGGCTCGACAACCTCAACGACGTGGACGCGGTCATCAACCTGGCGGGGGAGCCCATCGCCAACGGCCGCTGGAGCGAGCGGCGCAAGCAGTTGCTGTGTGACAGCCGCTGGCTGCTGACCGAACAGCTGGTCGACCTGGTCAAGCTCTCCGATACGCCGCCCAGGGTGCTTATCAACGCCTCCGCCATCGGCTGGTATGGCCGTCAGGGCGATGAGCCGCTGGACGAGCAGTGCCAGACCCCTCACGACGAATTCACCCATCAGCTCTGTCAGCAGTGGGAAACCCTGGCCCGCGAAGCCCGCAGCAAGCATACCCGGGTCTGCATCGTGCGCATCGGGCTGGTGCTCGGCACCGACGGCGGCGCCCTGCCCAAAATGTTGCCTCCCTATCGCGTCGGTCTCGGTGGCCCCATGGGCACGGGGCACCAGATCATGAGCTGGATCCACATCCAGGATCTGGTGCGCGCCATCCTGTTTCTGCTGGAACACGACGAGTGTGACGGCCTGTTCAACGGCACGGCGCCGCAGCCGGTCAGCAACCGCGAATTCAGCCAGACCCTGGCAGGCACCCTGCACCGGCCGCACCTCTTCTTCGTGCCGGCCCCCCTGCTGCAGTTGCTGATGGGCGAAGCGGCCGATCTGCTGCTCACCGGCCAGAAGGTGCTGCCGACCCGTCTGCAGCAGGCCGGCTTCCATTTCACCTACCCGGCGCTGCCCCAGGCCCTTGCCAATCTGCTGAGCACTGCCCGCTGA
- a CDS encoding ABC transporter permease, with product MSQWRLGFKLLRREGFNGELRWFVLALALSVACVLSVALVADRLDAGLKASGRDFIGADRALRSATPAPAAWLEQAAKTGLAVQTTVSFNSMLFHGDALQLASIRAVPEDFPFYGKLELSPQRAPAPGEIWLSARVMQLLAAKPGDELEVGNTVLKVAGVLGQEPDQGFSPFLLAPRALIHSADVEATGALLPGSRQQWRYLFKGSREQVADYERWLKPRLKAGQKLIKPDDQGSQVGRSLANAERFFRLASLAGVLLGALAMGIAVRHFAERQTNMVALLKTLGASRRSLWQLMGTLLLSLTLVGALLGLVAGSAMQWLTLHLLGNLLPADLPPPSWRPFALGLAVAFFITLLLAFVPFLRLLKVPPLRVLRRELEAGIPPWLALPVALLGLFGLVWGFTADATLALGLIGGMGLLMGLLALIASLLLRLGRRVQGPHALRLAISHLSRERGSGLFQLAGFALALMLFGLLWAARVDLLGEFSARLPADAPNRFLVNVADGERGGILADLRQAGAVTSDFYPMVRGRLVSIASEAVRDTDEDGREGVNRELNFTTTATLPPDNTLTAGRWLDGPGQVSVDKDLAKRLDIALGDTLGFTIEGHSFKAQVTSLRAIKWDNMRPNFYMIFSPDVLAPFSQTWLGSYRLPEQGRVAEVELIRRHPTVSLIDVDDLIVRLTAVSDQVSRALGLMLGLVTVAALLVLLTQTQASMAHRRRELLLMRTLGAGSELLRKMLRWELVASGLLAGLCAAMVVELCSLGLQWWWFEGQWQFHWAIWIGLPLLGAVLVTLAGQGMQRQLLAGTLSDRLRGLGQGLL from the coding sequence ATGAGTCAGTGGCGACTGGGATTCAAATTATTGCGCAGGGAAGGATTCAACGGCGAGCTGCGCTGGTTCGTGCTGGCGCTGGCGCTGAGTGTGGCCTGTGTGCTGAGTGTGGCCCTGGTGGCGGATCGGCTGGATGCCGGGCTCAAAGCCTCCGGCCGCGACTTTATCGGTGCCGACCGGGCGCTGCGCTCGGCCACGCCGGCGCCGGCCGCCTGGCTCGAGCAGGCGGCAAAAACGGGCCTGGCGGTGCAGACCACGGTCAGCTTCAACAGCATGCTGTTTCATGGCGATGCCCTGCAACTGGCGTCCATCCGCGCCGTGCCTGAGGATTTCCCCTTCTACGGCAAGCTGGAGCTGAGCCCCCAGCGGGCGCCGGCACCCGGCGAGATCTGGCTCTCCGCCCGGGTGATGCAACTGCTGGCGGCCAAGCCGGGGGATGAGCTGGAAGTGGGCAATACGGTGCTCAAGGTGGCGGGGGTACTGGGTCAGGAGCCGGATCAGGGCTTCAGCCCCTTCCTGCTGGCGCCACGGGCGCTGATCCACAGTGCCGATGTGGAGGCGACCGGTGCCCTGCTGCCGGGCAGCCGCCAGCAGTGGCGCTACCTGTTCAAGGGCAGCCGCGAGCAGGTGGCCGACTATGAACGCTGGCTCAAACCCAGACTCAAGGCGGGACAGAAGCTGATCAAGCCGGACGACCAGGGCTCCCAGGTGGGCCGCTCGCTGGCCAATGCCGAGCGTTTCTTCCGGCTCGCCTCCCTGGCGGGAGTGCTGCTGGGGGCGCTGGCCATGGGCATCGCGGTGCGTCACTTCGCCGAGCGCCAGACCAACATGGTGGCGCTGCTCAAGACGCTCGGCGCGTCGCGGCGCTCGCTCTGGCAGTTGATGGGCACCCTGCTGCTGTCGCTGACGCTGGTCGGCGCCTTGCTCGGTCTGGTGGCGGGCAGCGCCATGCAGTGGCTGACCCTGCATCTGCTGGGCAACCTGCTGCCAGCTGATCTACCTCCGCCGTCGTGGCGACCCTTTGCACTGGGGTTGGCGGTGGCCTTCTTCATCACCCTGCTGCTGGCCTTCGTGCCCTTCCTGCGCCTGCTCAAGGTGCCGCCGCTGCGGGTTCTGCGGCGCGAGCTGGAGGCGGGGATCCCGCCCTGGCTGGCGTTGCCGGTGGCGCTGCTCGGCCTGTTTGGGTTGGTATGGGGCTTCACCGCCGATGCGACCCTGGCGCTGGGGCTGATCGGCGGCATGGGCTTACTGATGGGGCTGCTGGCGCTGATCGCCTCCTTGCTGCTGCGGCTGGGGCGTCGGGTGCAGGGGCCCCACGCACTGCGGCTGGCCATCAGCCATCTCTCCCGCGAGCGGGGCAGCGGTCTGTTCCAGCTGGCGGGCTTTGCGCTGGCACTCATGCTGTTCGGTCTGCTGTGGGCGGCGCGGGTCGACCTGCTCGGCGAGTTCTCGGCTAGGCTGCCGGCAGATGCCCCCAACCGCTTCCTGGTCAACGTGGCAGACGGGGAGCGGGGGGGGATCCTGGCCGATCTGCGCCAGGCGGGGGCCGTGACCTCGGACTTCTACCCCATGGTGCGCGGCCGGCTGGTTAGCATCGCCAGCGAGGCGGTGCGCGACACGGATGAAGATGGCCGCGAAGGGGTCAATCGCGAGCTCAACTTCACCACCACCGCCACCCTGCCGCCGGACAATACCCTGACCGCAGGGCGCTGGCTGGATGGCCCCGGCCAGGTATCGGTAGACAAGGATCTGGCCAAACGGCTCGACATCGCCCTCGGCGACACCCTGGGCTTTACCATCGAGGGGCACAGCTTCAAGGCGCAGGTGACCAGCCTGCGGGCCATCAAGTGGGACAACATGCGGCCCAATTTCTACATGATCTTCTCGCCGGATGTGCTGGCTCCCTTCTCCCAGACCTGGCTCGGCAGCTATCGTCTGCCGGAGCAGGGGCGGGTGGCCGAAGTGGAGCTGATCCGCCGACACCCCACGGTGAGCCTGATCGATGTGGACGATTTGATCGTGCGGCTGACGGCGGTGTCGGATCAGGTGAGCCGCGCGCTGGGGCTGATGCTGGGGTTGGTGACGGTGGCGGCGCTGCTGGTGCTGCTGACCCAGACCCAGGCCAGCATGGCTCATCGGCGCCGGGAGCTGCTGCTGATGCGCACCCTGGGGGCCGGCAGCGAGCTGCTCCGGAAGATGCTGCGCTGGGAGCTGGTTGCCAGCGGCCTGCTGGCGGGGCTGTGCGCCGCCATGGTGGTCGAACTCTGCTCCCTCGGCCTGCAGTGGTGGTGGTTCGAGGGGCAGTGGCAGTTCCACTGGGCCATCTGGATTGGTCTGCCGTTACTGGGGGCCGTGCTGGTGACGCTGGCGGGGCAGGGCATGCAGCGCCAGCTGCTGGCGGGCACCCTGAGCGATCGGCTGCGTGGATTGGGGCAGGGCCTGCTCTGA